A single window of Pseudomonas benzenivorans DNA harbors:
- the purF gene encoding amidophosphoribosyltransferase, with protein sequence MCGIVGIVGKSNVNQALYDGLTVLQHRGQDAAGIVTSHDGRLFLRKDNGLVRDVFQQRHMQRLIGHMGIGHVRYPTAGSSSSAEAQPFYVNSPYGITLAHNGNLTNVEQLAKEIYESDLRHVNTNSDSEVLLNVFAHELAQRGQLQPTEEDVFAAVSDVHKRCRGGYAVVAMITGYGIVGFRDPNGIRPIVFGQRHTDEGVEYMIASESVSLDVLGFTLIRDLAPGEAVYITEDGKLFTRQCAENPRYSPCIFEHVYLARPDSIMDGISVYKARLRMGEKLAEKIQRERPEHDIDVVIPIPDTSRTSALELANHLGVKFREGFVKNRYIGRTFIMPGQAARKKSVRQKLNAIELEFRGKNVMLVDDSIVRGTTCKQIIQMAREAGAKNVYFCSAAPAVRYPNVYGIDMPSAHELIAHNRTTEEVCELIGADWLVYQDLPDLIEAVSGSKKIKIDNFDCAVFDGQYVTGDVDAAYLDKIEQARNDATKTKSQAVSAIIDLYNN encoded by the coding sequence ATGTGTGGCATTGTCGGTATCGTCGGTAAATCGAACGTCAATCAGGCGCTGTATGACGGGCTCACCGTTCTTCAGCACCGCGGCCAGGATGCTGCCGGTATTGTCACCAGCCATGACGGGCGGCTGTTCCTGCGCAAGGACAATGGCCTGGTGCGCGACGTGTTCCAGCAGCGCCATATGCAGCGCCTGATCGGCCACATGGGTATCGGCCATGTGCGCTACCCGACCGCCGGCAGCTCGAGCTCGGCAGAAGCGCAGCCTTTCTACGTCAACTCGCCTTACGGCATCACCCTGGCGCACAACGGCAACCTGACCAACGTCGAGCAGTTGGCCAAGGAGATCTACGAGTCCGACCTGCGGCATGTGAACACCAACTCCGATTCGGAAGTGCTGCTCAACGTGTTCGCCCATGAGCTGGCCCAGCGCGGTCAGCTGCAGCCGACCGAGGAAGACGTGTTCGCCGCGGTCAGCGACGTGCACAAGCGCTGCCGGGGCGGCTATGCGGTGGTGGCGATGATCACCGGTTACGGCATCGTCGGTTTCCGTGACCCGAACGGCATTCGGCCGATCGTCTTCGGTCAGCGTCACACCGACGAGGGCGTCGAGTACATGATCGCCTCGGAAAGCGTGTCGCTGGATGTTCTGGGCTTCACCCTGATCCGCGACCTGGCTCCTGGTGAGGCGGTCTACATCACCGAAGACGGCAAGCTGTTCACGCGCCAGTGTGCGGAGAATCCGCGCTACTCGCCGTGCATCTTCGAGCACGTCTACCTGGCGCGTCCCGACTCGATCATGGACGGCATCTCGGTATACAAGGCGCGCCTGCGCATGGGCGAGAAGCTGGCCGAAAAGATCCAGCGCGAGCGGCCCGAACACGACATCGACGTGGTTATCCCGATTCCCGATACCAGCCGCACCTCGGCGCTGGAGCTGGCCAACCACCTGGGCGTGAAGTTCCGCGAAGGCTTCGTCAAGAATCGCTATATCGGCCGGACCTTCATCATGCCTGGCCAGGCGGCGCGCAAGAAGTCCGTGCGGCAGAAGCTCAATGCCATCGAGCTGGAGTTCCGCGGCAAGAACGTGATGCTGGTGGACGACTCGATCGTGCGCGGCACCACCTGCAAGCAGATCATCCAGATGGCCCGCGAGGCCGGGGCGAAGAACGTCTACTTCTGTTCGGCGGCGCCGGCGGTGCGCTATCCGAATGTCTACGGCATCGACATGCCGAGCGCTCACGAGCTGATCGCCCACAACCGTACCACCGAGGAAGTCTGCGAGCTGATCGGCGCCGACTGGCTGGTCTATCAGGACCTGCCGGATCTGATCGAGGCAGTCAGCGGTAGCAAGAAGATCAAGATCGACAACTTCGACTGCGCGGTGTTCGATGGGCAGTACGTCACCGGTGACGTCGATGCGGCCTACCTGGACAAGATCGAGCAGGCGCGCAACGATGCCACCAAGACCAAGTCCCAGGCGGTCAGCGCGATTATCGACCTGTACAACAACTAA
- a CDS encoding O-succinylhomoserine sulfhydrylase: MAQDWDAGRLDSDLEGVGFDTLAVRAGQRRTPEGEHSEALFPTSSYVFRTAADAAARFAGEVPGNVYSRYTNPTVRAFEERIAALEGAEQAVATASGMSAILAIVMSLCSGGDHVLVSRSVFGSTISLFEKYLKRFGVEVDYVALSDLDAWQAALRPNTKLLFVESPSNPLAELVDIAALAQIAHARGALLAVDNCFCTPALQQPLKLGADVVMHSATKFIDGQGRGMGGVVAGKAELMKEVVGFLRTAGPTLSPFNAWIFLKGLETLRVRMQAHCASAQQLAEWLEQQAGVEHVYYAGLPSHPQHELARRQQSAFGAVVSFEVAGGKEAAWRFIDATRVISITTNLGDTKTTIAHPATTSHGRLSPAERANAGIRDNLIRVAVGLEDLADLKADLARGLAAL, translated from the coding sequence ATGGCGCAAGATTGGGATGCCGGGCGACTGGACAGCGACCTGGAAGGAGTCGGATTCGATACCCTGGCGGTGCGCGCCGGGCAGCGCCGCACTCCGGAGGGCGAGCATAGCGAAGCCCTGTTTCCGACCTCGAGCTACGTGTTCCGCACCGCGGCCGACGCGGCCGCGCGCTTTGCCGGCGAAGTGCCGGGCAACGTCTACTCCCGATACACCAATCCCACGGTGCGCGCCTTCGAGGAGCGCATTGCCGCGCTGGAGGGCGCCGAACAGGCGGTCGCCACGGCTTCCGGCATGTCGGCGATACTGGCCATCGTCATGAGCCTGTGCAGTGGTGGTGATCACGTGCTGGTATCGCGCAGCGTGTTCGGTTCGACCATCAGCCTGTTCGAGAAGTATCTCAAGCGCTTCGGCGTGGAGGTCGACTACGTCGCGCTATCCGATCTGGATGCCTGGCAGGCGGCCTTGCGGCCCAACACCAAGCTGCTGTTCGTCGAGTCGCCGTCCAACCCCCTGGCCGAGCTGGTCGATATCGCCGCGCTGGCGCAGATCGCCCATGCCCGAGGCGCGCTGCTGGCCGTGGACAACTGCTTCTGCACCCCGGCGCTGCAGCAGCCGCTGAAGCTGGGCGCGGATGTGGTGATGCATTCGGCGACCAAGTTCATCGACGGCCAGGGCCGTGGTATGGGCGGCGTGGTGGCCGGCAAGGCGGAATTGATGAAGGAAGTGGTCGGCTTCCTGCGCACCGCAGGGCCTACTCTCAGCCCGTTCAATGCGTGGATCTTCCTCAAGGGCCTGGAAACCTTGCGCGTGCGCATGCAGGCCCACTGCGCCAGCGCCCAGCAGCTGGCCGAATGGCTCGAACAGCAGGCGGGCGTGGAGCACGTCTACTACGCAGGCTTGCCCAGCCACCCGCAACACGAGCTGGCCAGGCGTCAGCAGAGCGCCTTTGGCGCCGTTGTCAGCTTCGAAGTGGCGGGCGGCAAGGAGGCGGCCTGGCGATTCATCGATGCGACACGGGTGATCTCCATCACCACCAACCTGGGTGACACCAAGACCACCATTGCCCACCCGGCGACCACCTCTCACGGCCGGCTCTCGCCGGCCGAGCGGGCCAATGCTGGAATCCGCGATAACCTGATTCGCGTGGCGGTGGGCCTGGAAGACCTGGCCGACCTCAAGGCCGATCTGGCCCGCGGTCTGGCCGCGCTCTAG
- the gspD gene encoding type II secretion system secretin GspD, protein MSPILSRLTFALFAAGLAFGPLPLSAANSAATPAAGQQEESWTINLKGADIREFIDQVAQITGETFVVDPRVKGQVSVVSSSPLNLSEVYQLFLSVMATHGFSVITQGEQARIVPNAEAKAEAGLGRVAPDRLETRLIQVQHGSATELIPLLRPLVPQYGHLAAVTSANAIIISDRSANIARIEDLLRQLDQKGERDYSVLNLQHAWVMDAAEVLNSALDRGQAKGASGIQVIADARTNRLILLGPPAARAKLLALAQSLDTPTSRSANTRVIRLRHNDAKALAETLGDISEGLKAQDGGETTSKPQNTLIRADESLNALVLLAEPDLVATLEDIVRQLDVPRAQVMVEAAIVEVSGDISDALGVQWALDARGGKGGLGGVNFGNTGLSVGTVLQAIQDQKNNVDNPILNSLPDGAIIGLGSERFGVLVTALSANTKSNLLSTPSLLTLDNQEAEILVGQNVPFQTGSFTTSASGADNPFTTIERKDIGVTLKVTPHINEGASLRLEIEQEISSIAPTAQGINAVDLITNKRSIKSTILAEDGQVIVLGGLIQDDITQTDSKVPLLGDIPFLGRLFRSTQDTHIKRNLMVFLRPTVVRDAAGLAALSGKKYGDIRVLRDIRDDYQPDALPRDPLQLFDRSPEAAVDLRE, encoded by the coding sequence ATGTCCCCGATCCTATCGCGACTCACCTTCGCCCTGTTCGCCGCCGGCCTGGCCTTCGGCCCGCTGCCGCTCAGTGCGGCCAACAGCGCAGCAACACCGGCCGCCGGACAGCAGGAGGAAAGCTGGACCATCAACCTGAAAGGCGCCGATATCCGTGAGTTCATCGACCAGGTCGCGCAAATCACGGGGGAGACCTTCGTCGTCGACCCCCGGGTGAAGGGCCAGGTCAGCGTCGTGTCGAGCAGCCCGCTGAATCTGAGCGAGGTCTACCAACTGTTTCTCTCGGTAATGGCCACCCATGGCTTCAGCGTCATCACCCAGGGCGAGCAGGCGCGCATCGTGCCCAACGCCGAAGCGAAGGCGGAGGCTGGACTCGGCCGCGTCGCCCCGGACCGTCTGGAGACTCGTCTTATCCAAGTGCAACACGGCTCGGCGACCGAACTGATTCCCCTGCTGCGCCCGCTGGTACCCCAATACGGCCACCTGGCCGCCGTCACCTCAGCCAATGCAATCATTATCAGCGACCGCAGCGCCAATATCGCCCGTATCGAAGACCTGCTGCGCCAGCTCGACCAGAAGGGCGAACGCGACTACAGCGTGCTCAACCTGCAGCATGCCTGGGTGATGGATGCCGCCGAAGTACTCAATAGCGCCCTGGACAGGGGTCAAGCCAAGGGCGCCTCCGGTATCCAGGTGATCGCCGACGCACGCACCAACCGGCTGATCCTCCTCGGCCCACCGGCAGCCCGCGCCAAACTGCTGGCCCTGGCCCAGTCGCTGGACACCCCGACCAGCCGCTCGGCCAACACCCGGGTGATACGCCTGCGACACAACGACGCCAAGGCCCTGGCCGAAACCCTCGGCGACATCTCCGAGGGCCTGAAGGCGCAGGATGGCGGCGAAACAACCAGCAAACCGCAAAACACCCTGATCCGCGCCGACGAAAGCCTCAATGCCCTGGTCCTGCTGGCCGAGCCCGACCTGGTGGCGACCCTGGAGGACATCGTCCGCCAGCTCGACGTGCCGCGCGCCCAGGTGATGGTGGAGGCCGCCATCGTCGAGGTCTCGGGCGACATCAGCGACGCCCTCGGCGTGCAGTGGGCGCTGGATGCCCGCGGCGGCAAGGGCGGCCTCGGCGGAGTCAACTTCGGCAACACCGGCCTGTCGGTCGGCACGGTGCTGCAGGCCATCCAGGACCAGAAGAACAACGTCGACAACCCGATCCTCAACAGCCTGCCCGATGGCGCGATCATCGGCCTGGGCAGCGAACGCTTCGGTGTGCTGGTCACCGCCCTGTCGGCCAATACCAAGAGCAACCTGCTGTCGACCCCCAGCCTGCTAACCCTGGACAACCAGGAGGCAGAGATTCTGGTCGGGCAGAACGTGCCATTCCAGACCGGCTCCTTCACCACCAGCGCATCCGGTGCCGACAACCCCTTCACCACCATCGAGCGCAAGGACATCGGCGTCACCCTCAAGGTCACCCCGCACATCAATGAAGGCGCCAGCCTGCGCCTGGAGATCGAACAGGAAATTTCCTCCATCGCGCCGACTGCCCAAGGGATCAACGCCGTCGACCTGATCACCAACAAGCGCTCGATCAAGAGCACCATCCTTGCCGAAGACGGGCAGGTCATCGTGCTCGGCGGGCTGATTCAGGACGACATCACCCAGACCGACTCCAAGGTGCCGCTGCTGGGCGACATCCCCTTCCTCGGCCGCCTGTTCCGCTCGACCCAGGACACCCACATCAAGCGCAACCTGATGGTATTCCTGCGCCCGACCGTAGTGCGCGACGCTGCCGGCCTGGCCGCCCTGTCCGGCAAGAAGTACGGCGACATCCGCGTGCTCCGGGATATCCGCGACGACTACCAGCCCGATGCGCTGCCCCGCGATCCGCTTCAACTGTTCGACCGCAGCCCGGAGGCAGCCGTCGACCTGCGCGAATAG
- a CDS encoding type II secretion system protein N, with protein sequence MPLPVTATGRWLQLHTTTLVGIAMVLAMSVSLAWQTADWLRLLRTPATLESPDPGLPRATALSPGLEQLFGSGAVDDSAPPPATNLRLTLLGSFVHSDPQRSSAIIRENGSEAQRYQIDSEVANGVRLHAIYADRVELLRNGRRESLTFPQSQSAGDGLNYIPYETDPGNLDQLDELEAGNLEQLRERMDSLREQMEAAGTLPPDAEPTDQTIIEGD encoded by the coding sequence ATGCCTTTGCCTGTTACGGCTACTGGACGCTGGCTGCAGTTGCACACCACCACCCTGGTCGGTATCGCCATGGTCCTGGCCATGAGTGTCAGCCTGGCCTGGCAAACGGCCGACTGGCTGCGCCTGCTGCGCACGCCCGCGACCCTGGAATCACCGGACCCCGGCCTACCCCGCGCGACCGCCCTCAGCCCTGGCCTGGAGCAGCTCTTCGGCAGCGGTGCAGTGGATGACAGCGCGCCGCCGCCGGCCACCAACCTGCGCCTGACGCTGCTGGGCAGCTTCGTCCACAGCGATCCACAGCGCTCCAGCGCGATCATTCGTGAGAATGGCAGCGAAGCCCAGCGCTACCAGATCGACAGTGAAGTGGCCAACGGAGTGCGTTTGCACGCGATCTACGCCGATCGCGTCGAACTGCTGCGCAACGGACGGCGCGAGAGCCTGACCTTCCCCCAGAGCCAATCTGCCGGCGACGGCCTGAATTACATTCCCTACGAAACAGACCCAGGAAACCTGGACCAGCTCGACGAGCTGGAGGCCGGCAACCTCGAACAACTGCGCGAGCGCATGGACTCACTGCGCGAACAGATGGAGGCGGCAGGCACCCTGCCGCCAGACGCCGAACCTACCGATCAGACCATAATAGAAGGCGACTGA
- the gspE gene encoding type II secretion system ATPase GspE produces the protein MNALPNDAPLRRLPFSFAKRHGVVLLAEAEPPCLGHRPGVELVAVAEAQRFVGRQLALRALSAEAFEQALGKAYQHDSASMQLAEDIGGSLDLAALAEQVPETEDLLEQEDDAPIIRLINAILGEAIKENASDIHLETFEKRLVVRFRVDGILREVLEPKRELAALLVSRIKVMARLDIAEKRVPQDGRISLKVGGREVDIRVSTLPSANGERVVLRLLDKQAGRLTLQHLGMCARDRELMEATVRKPHGILLVTGPTGSGKTTTLYASLVSLNDRTRNILTVEDPIEYHLEGIGQTQVNTKVDMTFARGLRAILRQDPDVVMVGEIRDKETAEIAVQASLTGHLVLSTLHTNSAIGAITRLVDMGVEPFLLSSSLLGVLAQRLVRVLCPQCKEAYQADAAECAKLGVVAEPPPTLYHARGCSACHQQGYRGRTGIYELVVFDDHLRTLIHNVASEQDMIRHARTLGPSIREDGRRKVLEGLTSLEEVLRVTLEE, from the coding sequence ATGAACGCTCTGCCCAATGATGCGCCTCTGCGCCGTTTGCCGTTCAGTTTCGCCAAGCGTCACGGCGTGGTGCTGCTGGCGGAGGCCGAACCGCCCTGTCTCGGCCATCGACCCGGGGTCGAGCTAGTGGCCGTGGCCGAGGCGCAGCGCTTCGTCGGTCGTCAGCTGGCGCTGCGCGCGCTGTCCGCCGAGGCCTTCGAGCAGGCGCTGGGCAAGGCCTATCAGCACGACTCGGCGTCCATGCAGCTGGCCGAAGACATCGGCGGAAGTCTCGACCTGGCTGCCCTGGCCGAGCAGGTGCCGGAGACCGAGGACCTGCTGGAGCAGGAGGACGATGCGCCGATCATCCGTCTGATCAACGCGATTCTCGGCGAGGCGATCAAGGAAAACGCCTCGGACATTCACCTGGAGACTTTTGAGAAGCGCCTGGTGGTGCGCTTTCGCGTCGACGGCATCCTTCGTGAAGTGCTCGAGCCCAAGCGCGAGCTGGCGGCGTTGCTGGTCTCGCGGATCAAGGTCATGGCGCGTCTGGACATTGCCGAGAAGCGCGTGCCCCAGGACGGGCGGATATCCCTGAAGGTCGGCGGTCGCGAGGTGGACATTCGGGTGTCGACCCTGCCTTCGGCCAACGGCGAGCGGGTCGTGCTGCGCCTGCTGGACAAGCAGGCCGGGCGCCTGACGCTGCAGCACCTGGGCATGTGCGCGCGGGATCGCGAGCTGATGGAGGCGACCGTGCGCAAGCCACACGGCATCCTTCTGGTTACCGGCCCCACCGGTTCGGGCAAGACCACCACGCTCTATGCCAGCCTGGTCAGCCTCAACGACCGCACGCGCAACATTCTCACGGTGGAGGACCCGATCGAGTATCACCTCGAGGGCATCGGCCAGACCCAGGTCAACACCAAGGTTGACATGACCTTCGCCCGCGGTCTGCGAGCCATTCTGCGTCAGGACCCGGACGTGGTGATGGTCGGCGAGATCCGCGACAAGGAGACCGCCGAGATCGCCGTACAGGCCTCGCTGACCGGGCACCTGGTGCTGTCGACCCTGCACACCAACAGCGCGATCGGCGCCATCACCCGCCTGGTCGATATGGGCGTCGAACCCTTCCTGCTGTCCTCGTCGCTGCTCGGCGTACTGGCCCAGCGCCTGGTGCGGGTGCTCTGTCCCCAGTGCAAGGAGGCCTATCAGGCCGACGCCGCCGAATGTGCCAAGCTCGGCGTGGTCGCCGAGCCGCCGCCGACCCTCTACCACGCACGTGGCTGCAGCGCCTGTCACCAGCAGGGCTATCGCGGCCGTACCGGAATCTATGAGCTGGTGGTGTTCGATGATCACCTGCGCACGCTGATCCACAACGTCGCCTCCGAGCAGGACATGATCCGTCATGCCCGCACGCTCGGACCGAGCATCCGCGAGGATGGGCGGCGCAAGGTGCTGGAGGGCTTGACCAGCCTGGAAGAAGTGCTGCGCGTGACCCTGGAAGAGTAA
- the xcpS gene encoding GspF family T2SS innner membrane protein variant XcpS: MAAFEYLALDRKGRQQKGVLEADSARQVRQLLRERQLAPLEVNATRTREPAGGHFSFSRGLSARDLALLTRQLATLIQAALPIEEALRAAAAQASAPRIQSMLLAVRARVLEGHGLADSLKEFPAAFPELYRATVAAGEHAGHLGPVLEQLADYTEQRQQSRQKIQLALLYPLILMCASLLIVGFLLGYVVPDVVRVFIDSGQTLPALTRGLIALSDWVKGWAWLVLILMALGFFALRWALRDESVKLRWHALLLRVPLFGRLIRATDCARFASTLAILTRSGVPLVEALAIGGEVIANRVIRGQVVVAAQKVREGGSLTRALEASGQFPPMMLHMIASGERSGELDQMLARTARNQENDLAAQVALLVGLFEPFMLVFMGAVVLVIVLAILLPILSLNQLVG; the protein is encoded by the coding sequence ATGGCCGCCTTCGAATACCTCGCCCTCGACCGTAAGGGCCGTCAACAGAAAGGCGTACTGGAGGCCGACAGTGCCCGTCAGGTGCGTCAACTGCTGCGTGAGCGGCAGCTGGCGCCGCTGGAGGTCAACGCCACGCGCACCCGAGAGCCGGCCGGCGGGCACTTCAGCTTCAGTCGCGGCCTCTCGGCGCGGGACCTGGCGCTGTTGACCCGGCAGCTGGCCACCCTGATTCAAGCGGCGTTGCCGATCGAGGAGGCACTGCGGGCCGCCGCGGCCCAGGCCAGTGCGCCGCGCATCCAGAGCATGTTGTTGGCGGTGCGGGCGCGGGTGCTGGAGGGGCACGGCCTGGCCGACAGCCTGAAGGAGTTTCCCGCCGCCTTTCCCGAGCTGTACCGCGCCACGGTGGCGGCGGGCGAGCACGCCGGTCACCTCGGCCCCGTGCTGGAGCAATTGGCCGACTACACCGAGCAGCGCCAGCAGTCGCGGCAGAAGATCCAGCTGGCGCTGCTCTATCCGCTGATCCTGATGTGCGCCTCGCTGCTGATCGTCGGCTTCCTGCTCGGCTACGTGGTGCCGGACGTGGTGCGGGTCTTCATCGACTCGGGCCAGACCCTGCCGGCCCTGACCCGCGGCCTGATCGCCCTGAGCGATTGGGTCAAGGGCTGGGCCTGGCTGGTGCTGATCCTGATGGCGCTCGGGTTCTTCGCCCTGCGCTGGGCACTGCGTGACGAGTCGGTGAAGTTGCGCTGGCATGCCTTGCTGCTCCGCGTGCCGCTGTTCGGGCGGCTGATCCGTGCCACCGACTGCGCCCGTTTTGCTTCGACCCTGGCCATCCTCACCCGCAGTGGGGTGCCCCTGGTGGAGGCCCTGGCGATCGGCGGCGAGGTGATCGCCAATCGGGTGATACGAGGCCAGGTGGTGGTGGCTGCGCAGAAGGTCCGCGAGGGCGGCAGCCTGACCCGCGCGCTGGAGGCCAGCGGGCAGTTCCCGCCGATGATGTTGCATATGATCGCCAGCGGCGAGCGCTCCGGTGAGCTGGATCAGATGCTCGCGCGCACGGCGCGCAACCAGGAAAACGACCTGGCCGCCCAGGTGGCCTTGTTGGTCGGCCTGTTCGAGCCGTTCATGCTGGTCTTCATGGGGGCGGTGGTACTGGTCATAGTCTTGGCCATCCTGCTGCCCATTCTGTCTCTCAATCAATTGGTGGGGTAA
- the gspG gene encoding type II secretion system major pseudopilin GspG: MVVVVILGILAALVVPQVMSRPDQAKVTAAQNDIRAIGAALDMYKLDNHSYPSTQQGLEALVEKPSGNPPAKNWNRDGYLKRLPVDPWGNVYQYLAPGTKGAFDLYSLGRDGKQGGSDLDADIGSWDL; this comes from the coding sequence ATGGTGGTGGTGGTGATCCTCGGGATCCTCGCCGCCCTGGTGGTGCCGCAGGTGATGAGTCGGCCGGACCAGGCCAAGGTCACCGCGGCGCAGAACGATATCCGCGCCATCGGTGCCGCCCTGGACATGTACAAGCTGGACAATCACAGCTATCCCAGCACCCAGCAGGGGCTCGAAGCGCTGGTGGAGAAACCCTCCGGCAACCCGCCGGCGAAGAACTGGAACAGGGACGGCTACCTCAAGCGCCTGCCGGTCGATCCCTGGGGCAACGTCTACCAGTACCTGGCCCCCGGCACCAAGGGCGCCTTCGATCTCTATTCACTGGGGCGGGACGGCAAGCAGGGCGGCAGCGATCTGGATGCCGACATCGGCAGCTGGGACCTCTGA
- the gspH gene encoding type II secretion system minor pseudopilin GspH, with amino-acid sequence MPTRRLALTSASARRGRSGGFTLVELLVVLVILGVLIGLAVIGTGATGPARELHDEAERLAGLIGVLAEEAVLDNREYGVHLSAGAYQVLQYDPASRRWQALQRQPHQLPPWAELSVELEGEALRLPQPTGESAGKAGLTPQLLILSSGELSPFRLQLRERRRDGMHLWLSSDGFQLPRVELGGVKGRSG; translated from the coding sequence ATGCCCACCAGGCGCCTCGCGCTGACGTCCGCCTCTGCCAGGCGCGGCCGCTCAGGCGGTTTCACCCTGGTCGAGTTGCTGGTGGTGCTGGTCATCCTTGGCGTGCTGATCGGCCTGGCGGTGATCGGCACCGGCGCCACCGGTCCCGCACGGGAGCTGCATGACGAAGCCGAGCGTCTGGCTGGCTTGATCGGTGTGCTGGCCGAGGAGGCGGTGCTGGACAACCGCGAGTACGGCGTCCACCTGAGTGCCGGTGCCTATCAGGTATTGCAATACGACCCGGCCTCGCGTCGGTGGCAGGCGCTGCAGCGACAGCCCCACCAGTTACCGCCTTGGGCGGAGCTGAGTGTCGAACTGGAGGGCGAGGCGCTGCGCCTGCCCCAGCCCACCGGCGAGTCGGCCGGCAAGGCTGGTCTCACCCCGCAGCTGCTGATTCTCTCCAGCGGTGAGCTCAGTCCCTTTCGCCTGCAGCTGCGTGAGCGTCGCCGGGACGGAATGCACCTGTGGCTGTCGAGTGACGGATTCCAGTTGCCCAGGGTCGAGCTGGGCGGCGTCAAGGGACGCTCCGGATGA
- the gspI gene encoding type II secretion system minor pseudopilin GspI encodes MRRMAGFTLLEVLVALAIFALVAASVLSASTRSLQTAARLEDKTLAMWIADNRLTELQLAEVPAADGRAEGELTFGGRRWQWQSEIQQTSEPSMRRVTLWVAAYPERRPRGDLRERALVSLTGFLGTPR; translated from the coding sequence ATGAGGCGCATGGCGGGATTCACCCTGCTCGAGGTGCTGGTGGCCTTGGCCATCTTCGCCCTGGTCGCCGCCAGTGTGCTGAGTGCCAGCACGCGCAGCCTGCAGACGGCCGCGCGCTTGGAGGACAAGACCCTGGCGATGTGGATCGCCGACAACCGTCTGACCGAGTTGCAGCTGGCCGAGGTGCCGGCCGCGGATGGGCGCGCTGAGGGCGAACTGACCTTCGGCGGACGTCGTTGGCAGTGGCAGAGCGAGATCCAGCAAACCAGCGAGCCAAGCATGCGCCGGGTCACTCTGTGGGTGGCGGCGTATCCGGAGCGGCGGCCGCGTGGTGACCTGCGCGAGCGGGCGCTGGTCAGTCTCACTGGTTTTCTCGGGACGCCACGATGA
- the gspJ gene encoding type II secretion system minor pseudopilin GspJ, protein MKRSRGFTLLELLIAIAIFALLGLGTYRMLDSVLRTDSATRAHEQQLRELVRAMAAFERDVLQVVARPVRDPFGDARPALLGEEVGGAAVELSRAGWRNPLGRVRAGVQRVRWQLSGEQWQRRYWNVLDQAQDSQPQVQQALHGVMRLQLRYQDGLGAWHDSWPPPGGRGDEALVVLPQALELVLEHRRYGELRRLLRLPEVPPQQQAPAAGGEEGGDAGEPQKEPES, encoded by the coding sequence ATGAAGCGTTCGCGAGGCTTCACCCTGCTCGAGCTGCTGATCGCCATCGCGATTTTTGCCCTGCTCGGCCTCGGCACCTATCGCATGCTCGACAGCGTGCTGCGCACCGACAGCGCCACGCGGGCGCATGAACAGCAGCTGCGTGAGCTGGTGCGGGCCATGGCGGCTTTCGAGCGCGATGTGTTGCAGGTGGTCGCGCGCCCGGTACGTGACCCCTTCGGCGATGCGCGTCCCGCCCTGCTCGGCGAGGAGGTTGGCGGTGCGGCGGTCGAGCTGAGTCGAGCCGGTTGGCGCAATCCCCTGGGGCGCGTGCGCGCCGGCGTGCAGCGGGTGCGTTGGCAGTTGAGCGGCGAACAATGGCAGCGGCGCTACTGGAACGTGCTGGATCAGGCCCAGGACAGCCAGCCCCAGGTACAGCAGGCGTTGCACGGGGTGATGCGCCTGCAGCTGCGCTACCAGGATGGTCTGGGCGCCTGGCACGACAGCTGGCCGCCGCCTGGCGGTCGAGGGGACGAGGCCCTGGTGGTGCTGCCGCAGGCGCTCGAGCTGGTGCTGGAGCATCGGCGCTACGGCGAGCTGCGGCGCCTGCTGCGGCTGCCAGAGGTGCCGCCGCAGCAACAGGCTCCAGCCGCCGGGGGCGAGGAGGGCGGCGATGCAGGCGAGCCGCAGAAGGAGCCCGAATCATGA